The genome window AATTAGCATCATACCCAAAAGGAGGAACACCACCAGCAGGAAAACCCGTCCTAATAATAACATCCTCGAACTTCACAATCTCTAACTTAGGAACATCAAAAAAACTCTTCAATTTAGCCCTACTAACCCTTTCAGAACCCCTAATTATGACCGCGTAATTTTTATTATGCTTATCACTAAACAAAACAGTCTTAACTATTCTACTCAAATCAATACCAGTAACTTCAGCAGACATCTTAGAATCCTTAACAGAATCCTTAAAAACAATTCTTTTCAACAACACATCTTTTTGCTTAGCAAAATCCAATAAGTGTTCAGACATGATTTTTCTAAACAATCTAAGACTTTTTAAAACTGTTGATTAAATAATCATGTTCATCCTTAAAACAGAATACTTCAACAACTCTCTAAGAACTACTTGTTCACCATCATTAAGACTCTTACTCAACTCCTTAACTTTAACAAAAAAGAACTTATCCTTATTAACCCATATCTGAGTCTTATCACCTTTAAAATCATGAAAAAAACTTATGCTTTTCTTTTTATCTTCAAGAACAAGAATTATTTCTCCCAACTCCAAATCATTCATTTTAACTTTTTTCCAAGACCAAGAATCCTCGCTTTTCTTTCCAAATTCAAAATAAAACTCCAATTTCTCATTCAAGTATGCTTTCAAACAATTATCTTTTCCAAAGAAGTCTTTTCCAAGTATTTTTTTCATAAAAAAAACAAATACTTATTTATTTAAAAACCCTTTTTGCGCGTTTGACCAGTGCGTCTTATTCGCACCTAAAGTCTTTTGTTCCAAAACTTTTTCTTTCAATAGAATACTTACGCTCAACGTACTCTTTAGATCTGCTAATAGCATATTTTAAATCAGGAACATCATACTTAATGATGTCTGCTTCTATCAATCTTATCTTAGAATAAAACCATTTTATTATTCCAGGATCAGGCGAGCCATTTCTTAATTGCTCACCCAAAACAAAGAAATTAGACTTATAGTCATAATCCTTAGGTTTTTCAGGCGACGCGT of Candidatus Woesearchaeota archaeon contains these proteins:
- a CDS encoding YbaK/EbsC family protein, which translates into the protein MSEHLLDFAKQKDVLLKRIVFKDSVKDSKMSAEVTGIDLSRIVKTVLFSDKHNKNYAVIIRGSERVSRAKLKSFFDVPKLEIVKFEDVIIRTGFPAGGVPPFGYDANFVMDSDLNDEEVVLVGGGTIYSLIEIKVKDIKKLCNPFILDVKQ